The Salvelinus namaycush isolate Seneca chromosome 13, SaNama_1.0, whole genome shotgun sequence genome includes a region encoding these proteins:
- the LOC120058280 gene encoding interleukin-1 receptor-like 1, translating to MGETPQIQWRQVPVLQKMCSFTFRLVDGGLMFLLLSLTRISAQREMSLNPTTIGHYTESPCKLFGRYETTVTEGEALRLPAYYDLSQLVWASVTEFTWYRNRTQELPSSEEERVHHHGPVLFFLPLLINDSDQYYTYWRKAADTCHIFVTEVIVVKAQPFDHSVLFNNISESAYNIAIPCPEPVEKLCQDGKENLAWYKNFSPIPNESERNLWVYGASKADEGIYTCVCTSEHNGTVLNTSASRRLKIQAPSASHPPQINLPRNGSTETTDLYTTKKLRCEAFCGQNIEDNCHVWWEMNGVKVRSQQQGYSVNTTSEVEVSSMRSIFTAILTINTVTMKDLRSKFTCVAMNDQKWIYAVVTLKLRGFMFMCLCVVLVFFFLLAAVAVKVFDIDLALFFRGVFKCYGRSEDGKVYDAYVVYQMDGVDKDMEEKVYHFVSSVLPTVLEQKCGFRLFIHGRDDLPGEDRMELVEACMQLSRKLIVILTPSSSTWSASGGQGSFGCSSSLTTADDYDCQVGLYQVLVHSEMSVILIQLGDMGEGGYTHLPPGLQHLVRKSAPLMWQEGRRGSMLPNSSFWKRVRYMMPWPRHSTSSNNQLMTVLCEPSDGLRT from the exons atgggagaaactccccaaatacag TGGAGGCAAGTTCCTGTTTTGCAGAAAATGTGCTCCTTCACTTTCAGG TTGGTGGATGGTGGTCTCATGTTTCTGCTCCTCAGTTTGACTAGGATTTCTGCCCAGAGAGAAATGTCCTTAAACCCCACTACAATAGGTCATTACACAG AGTCCCCATGTAAACTATTTGGCAGGTATGAAACTACTGTGACAGAGGGGGAGGCCCTTCGTTTGCCAGCCTACTATGACCTGAGTCAGTTGGTTTGGGCCAGCGTGACTGAGTTTACCTGGTACAGAAACAGAACCCAAGAGCTCCCATCCTCTGAGGAAGAGCGTGTGCATCATCATGGACCAGTGCTCTTCTTCCTCCCCCTTTTAATCAACGACTCTGATCAGTACTACACCTACTG GAGAAAGGCAGCAGACACCTGCCATATTTTTGTGACAGAGGTGATTGTGGTCAAAGCCCAACCGTTCGATCATTCAGTCCTGTTTAACAATATCTCAGAGTCCGCATACAACATCGCTATCCCATGTCCTGAGCCCGTGGAAAAACTGTGCCAAGATGGAAAAGAAAACTTAGCCTGGTATAAG AATTTCAGTCCCATTCCAAACGAGTCTGAGAGAAATCTGTGGGTGTACGGCGCCTCCAAAGCAGACGAGGGCATCTATACGTGTGTGTGCACGTCGGAGCACAATGGTACGGTTCTCAACACTTCTGCATCCAGGAGACTAAAGATCCAAG CTCCCTCTGCCTCACATCCTCCTCAGATCAACCTGCCTAGAAACGGAAGCACAGAGACCACTGACCTGT ACACCACCAAGAAGTTGAGGTGTGAAGCGTTTTGTGGGCAGAACATTGAGGACAACTGTCACGTGTGGTGGGAGATGAATGGAGTGAAAGTGCGCTCGCAGCAGCAAGGCTACTCAGTGAACACCACCAG CGAGGTGGAGGTATCTTCAATGCGGAGTATCTTCACGGCTATCCTGACCATAAACACAGTGACTATGAAGGACCTCAGGTCAAAGTTCACGTGTGTTGCAATGAACGACCAGAAATGGATTTATGCAGTGGTTACTCTCAAGCTAAGAG GGTTTATGTTTATGTGTCTATGTGTGGTGCTAGTCTTTTTCTTCTTGCTAGCTGCTGTGGCCGTCAAAGTGTTTGACATCGATCTGGCGCTCTTCTTCCGTGGAGTTTTCAAATGCTATGGTCGATCTGAGG ATGGGAAGGTCTATGATGCTTACGTTGTCTACCAGATGGATGGTGTAGACAAAGACATGGAGGAGAAAGTGTATCACTTTGTGAGCAGCGTTCTGCCCACTGTCCTGGAGCAGAAGTGTGGCTTTAGACTCTTCATCCATGGCAGAGACGACTTACCTGGAGAAG ACCGCATGGAGTTGGTGGAGGCCTGTATGCAGCTGAGCAGGAAGCTGATTGTCATCCTGACCCCCAGCTCAAGCACATGGTCAGCCTCAGGAGGTCAAGGGTCATTCGGATGCTCGTCTTCGTTGACCACAGCAGATGACTATGACTGTCAGGTGGGGCTCTACCAGGTTCTGGTCCACAGTGAGATGAGCGTCATCCTCATCCAGCTGGGGGACATGGGGGAGGGTGGCTACACACACCTGCCCCCCGGCCTGCAGCACCTGGTCCGCAAGAGTGCCCCCTTAATGTGGCAGGAGGGAAGGCGTGGGTCGATGCTGCCCAACTCAAGCTTCTGGAAGAGGGTGCGTTACATGATGCCTTGGCCGCGCCACTCGACTAGTTCTAACAACCAGTTAATGACTGTTCTATGTGAACCATCAGATGGTCTGAGGACTTGA